Proteins from a genomic interval of Marmota flaviventris isolate mMarFla1 chromosome 8, mMarFla1.hap1, whole genome shotgun sequence:
- the Zic1 gene encoding zinc finger protein ZIC 1, translating into MLLDAGPQYPAIGVTTFGASRHHSAGDVAERDVGLGINPFADGMGAFKLNPSSHELASAGQTAFTSQAPGYAAAAALGHHHHPGHVGSYSSAAFNSTRDFLFRNRGFGDAAAAASAQHSLFAASAGGFGGPHGHTDAAGHLLFPGLHEQAAGHASPNVVNGQMRLGFSGDMYPRPEQYGQVTSPRSEHYAAPQLHGYGPMNVNMAAHHGAGAFFRYMRQPIKQELICKWIEPEQLANPKKSCNKTFSTMHELVTHVTVEHVGGPEQSNHICFWEECPREGKPFKAKYKLVNHIRVHTGEKPFPCPFPGCGKVFARSENLKIHKRTHTGEKPFKCEFEGCDRRFANSSDRKKHMHVHTSDKPYLCKMCDKSYTHPSSLRKHMKVHESSSQGSQPSPAASSGYESSTPPTIVSPSTENPTTSSLSPSSSAVHHTAGHSALSSNFNEWYV; encoded by the exons ATGCTCCTGGACGCCGGCCCCCAGTATCCTGCGATCGGTGTGACCACCTTTGGCGCATCCCGCCACCATTCGGCGGGAGACGTGGCCGAGCGAGACGTGGGCCTGGGCATCAACCCGTTCGCCGACGGCATGGGCGCCTTCAAGCTCAACCCCAGTTCGCACGAGCTGGCTTCGGCCGGCCAGACGGCCTTCACGTCTCAGGCACCCGGCTATGCGGCTGCTGCGGCCCTGGGTCATCACCACCACCCGGGCCACGTCGGCTCCTATTCCAGCGCAGCTTTCAATTCTACGCGGGACTTTCTGTTTCGCAACCGGGGTTTTGGAGACGCGGCGGCGGCAGCCAGCGCGCAGCATAGCCTCTTCGCTGCTTCAGCCGGCGGCTTCGGGGGCCCACACGGCCATACGGACGCCGCGGGCCACCTCCTTTTTCCCGGGCTTCACGAGCAGGCGGCGGGCCACGCTTCGCCCAACGTGGTCAACGGGCAAATGAGGCTCGGCTTCTCTGGGGACATGTACCCGCGGCCCGAACAGTATGGCCAGGTGACCAGCCCGCGATCCGAGCACTATGCCGCCCCGCAGCTGCACGGGTACGGGCCCATGAACGTGAACATGGCCGCGCATCACGGCGCCGGCGCCTTCTTCCGCTATATGCGCCAACCCATCAAGCAAGAGCTCATTTGTAAGTGGATCGAGCCAGAGCAGCTGGCCAACCCCAAAAAGTCGTGCAACAAAACTTTCAGCACCATGCATGAGCTGGTCACGCACGTCACTGTGGAACACGTCGGCGGCCCAGAGCAGAGTAACCACATCTGCTTCTGGGAGGAGTGTCCACGCGAGGGCAAGCCCTTCAAAGCCAAATACAAACTGGTCAACCACATCCGCGTGCATACGGGCGAAAAACCCTTCCCCTGCCCTTTCCCTGGCTGCGGCAAGGTCTTCGCGCGCTCAGAAAACCTAAAGATCCACAAAAGGACGCACACAG GGGAGAAGCCCTTCAAGTGCGAATTCGAGGGCTGCGACCGGCGCTTTGCTAACAGCAGCGACCGCAAGAAGCACATGCACGTGCATACGAGTGATAAACCCTATCTTTGCAAGATGTGCGACAAGTCCTACACGCACCCCAGCTCGCTGCGCAAACACATGAAG GTCCACGAATCCTCCTCGCAGGGCTCCCAGCCTTCGCCCGCCGCCAGCTCGGGCTACGAGTCCTCCACGCCGCCCACCATCGTGTCTCCCTCCACAGAGAACCCGACCACCAGCTCCCTGTCGCCCTCCTCCTCCGCGGTCCACCACACAGCCGGCCACAGCGCGCTCTCTTCCAATTTTAACGAATGGTACgtttaa